GGAAGCTGAATTTTTTCATCAGTGACACCCTTTGGAACTGAACTGCTTCGCTTGAATGCAACTTTTGTTATATCATGATCTATTTTAACATCTAAGGGTCGAGATGACTTTTCCATTTCAAACTTTGGAGTGAAATCAGGTGGAGctaaaatatctaatttatcattataaactaaattatctGTACATTCAAAGAACTGTTCACTACTTTCTGATTCTGTGCACTCAGATGTAGTTTCATTACAAGAGAGCATATTATCAGCCGAGTCGTTTTTGCAAAGAGGATCTGAAAAAGTGAACCATACACATTTCACACTTAAGTAagattcttattttaaaatcaaatttaattaaacagtatttaatttgGCTAGACaacacatatataaaaaaagattatttaaaagtagaGCCAGAAAGCCAAATGTGAGTTTTGAATCAAGTCTATAATAGTCTAATGTCTACAGAAtcacaaaacaattaatatatctgtaaatttaatataatactttaaaaaaaatttaagggCAGCATTAATGCAATCACTCTAAAAACTTACTTTCACCTGGTGGGGTACATGCAGGCATGTTATCATCACATACTAATTGCTTTCCTGTTGCAGCATACAATTTGTTAATGGATGAAAAGAAGTTGTTGCTCTCTTTGCCCAATTTGTGTATAGCTCTGAATAAAACTGGAAACaatttgaatacatttaaacaaaataaacaagtaaatatgttgtatacaatgatttttataagattttaaataataacacttaCATGCACAGTTGATAAATAAAGAACTGTCACTTTGTAAGCAGTCCATATAGGTATCCATACTAGATGCTGTGGCAATAATCTCAAGGAGAAATACTACTTCTTGTGGTTctattgtatttacatatttatctaTTGTCTTCAAGATACAATCTGATTTACTCTTAAATTCATGTgccataaatttaacaaaatttacagACACATTTATGTCTTGTGATTCTGTAGACATTAGAATATTATAAGCTAGATTCAAAACTAACATTCGGCTTTCTGGctctaattttgaataaagtttttctatatatgtGTTTTCTACCCCAATTAAATACTCTATAATTAAATGAGGATATTCagcattatcattattatacatatatgccAAAGAATTCAATAATGTGACATCATCTGGCAAGACATTTGGCTGGCCTAGTAAGATGTTGTACACAATCATAGCAGCAGCTGAAGCAATCTTGTCATTTTGTCCAACCAAGCAATTGAGTATAGTTGGTTCAAACTTATTCCAAATTATTATCTGATTAAAAGGATTATTCACAACTAAATTTCCTAGGGTTTGTATCAGGACTGCCATACACGACtcatatttcttttgtaattCTTCATTAAGGTATTCAACATTTGGATGTTGATACTCTGTAGCCAAAATTAACATTGAATCAAGAATGGAAAGTTCTTTCGAAATGTATGTTTGCATTTTAGTTCCAGCTGCTGCACATGAACGGACCAGCCTAAGGCATTGTTCTGCAACAGCTAATGTGCTACGATTGTATGACGCCTGTTCAACATCTAGTCTCATAATATGTAGGACTTCAGCAATAAGACGTAATGTATATTCTGATGCTTTTTTCCTGTAGAAAGAATAAAATGGGTTTTAATGTGTATTTGATACAGAATAAGttcagttataaattaaatcgtCAAACTTCTTACGGTCTTAATCGTCCAGTTTCAGCATCTCTAGAGAGTTGAGCTTCAGCGCGTAACATTTCCTCCACAGCATCCCATTCCCCGGTTTccaattgaaaatttataagtttagcatctaataaaatttcttcGGCAAACCAAACGCTTTTATCTCGAGACATGATGGCAATTTAGGATATCACAATTTAGTGAACATACCCAATCCCTATATTAAACACACTctattttactttgtttaacaaaacaagaacattttaattaagacaTTAGTATTCGTACATTGCTACTTGGTCtgtaattacaatttacagTCGGTGACTGTGACAGATGTCTGCGAGTTCAGACTAGGAAGATTATACTTTCCTAGAACAGAATAGAAACCGCGCAAAAACAGCAATCGAAGGAATATTATGTTGAtcatatatttcttaacaCGTAAAAATTAGATAACATAAAGGGTAAAGGTTTAGAAATCCGCTGCGCGAATTTGATGATACTGATTATAAAGGTGTCTTGAGAGACCTTGATTGAAAACCTCCAAGTGATTTTTGCTGCCGGAGTTGCgtctaagtattaaaaaaatatttaaatataaaaaataatcgattttaaaatttatcgattatttcataatttttgaacttttaagttttagaataaaaaccCCCCACTACTTTCACGCGCCAGAATCAGTtacttaagaaatattaatatactaacctaacctaaccgaacaatagATAACAATTGGTTTTTTGGTTGCCttagccgctacggcttgcataaTGCCTGTTCTTTGTTACAGCGGGTACTGCTCTTCTCCCGCGCCTacggttttaaaataacactcTAGGGGTAAAACAGacggtaaatataaaaaaaatcgattattttttattaatcgatTTTTTATTGCTAAATAAACAAccgattaattaaaaaaccgTTTTTTTATGCAGAATGTCACATGAAGTGTTCCAATCAAGGTCCCCGAGACACCCAGATATGGATTCTGGGAAAGTTAGTTTCCAGTTATAAATtcacaaaatacataaaaattatgctaGCAGATCATTCGGATTGCAATTCTACAGAGGCCTTATATATCTTGTTCGCATATCTATGGGAAAAACTAACCCAGTGATAGCTCACGCATGCCTATAGCCCTTGGTAGGGGCACTTCGCTGTACGCAAAAAACCACTTTTATAGTAAGAGTTCTTTTTATTCTCAATTTCCCTTGTTTTTTGTCTGCTACCCACTGTcgtatgaatatttatagtgTGTCTGTAGACTATATAATAGTATCAGTTAGCGTGTAGTCTGTGAGTGTTCGTTAGCAGTATGCACTCTTTAGATGTAAGGCTGTTAATATGCAATCTGTATTTTGTGGTGCAAGCCGTGAGAAACGACTAACGAGAATGGCAATTGGCATTTCTGCgtgaaatttaattagtttttgtgAACAAATGCATTTTTCTTGCAATAGTAATTAATTCTCGGTTACCCTCGCAGTATTTATTCgcttatttgtttaaaaatgaaagtCGTTATCGTGATTAATTATGAGCAGCGTTAagtcattttgtaaaattgttaAGTGAGTAGTGTTTAGGGTGGTTGCTCGGTGCTCCAGGTTTTGTTTCTTGTAATAATGGATTGAGAAGCCGCTAGCGTTGTTggaattcaaaatatttggtGAGTCACCGCCTTTTAGGATCTAAAATGCATGTAATCTTAGGTAACTCGTTACTGTTACCTGCAATGTTATTCAAAACTGCTGAAAGTCATTGGTTTTGTAAATGAACGTTTACCAATTGTATTTCGTTTCAttaggtttattttataattttatcttaatgtccaaataatgttaacat
This is a stretch of genomic DNA from Pieris brassicae chromosome 1, ilPieBrab1.1, whole genome shotgun sequence. It encodes these proteins:
- the LOC123712186 gene encoding uncharacterized protein LOC123712186, whose amino-acid sequence is MSRDKSVWFAEEILLDAKLINFQLETGEWDAVEEMLRAEAQLSRDAETGRLRPKKASEYTLRLIAEVLHIMRLDVEQASYNRSTLAVAEQCLRLVRSCAAAGTKMQTYISKELSILDSMLILATEYQHPNVEYLNEELQKKYESCMAVLIQTLGNLVVNNPFNQIIIWNKFEPTILNCLVGQNDKIASAAAMIVYNILLGQPNVLPDDVTLLNSLAYMYNNDNAEYPHLIIEYLIGVENTYIEKLYSKLEPESRMLVLNLAYNILMSTESQDINVSVNFVKFMAHEFKSKSDCILKTIDKYVNTIEPQEVVFLLEIIATASSMDTYMDCLQSDSSLFINCAFLFRAIHKLGKESNNFFSSINKLYAATGKQLVCDDNMPACTPPGENPLCKNDSADNMLSCNETTSECTESESSEQFFECTDNLVYNDKLDILAPPDFTPKFEMEKSSRPLDVKIDHDITKVAFKRSSSVPKGVTDEKIQLPTRRISLEHKIDICDDNEPPLIIDAQSPTASMNTIAEVIPVALQPKLEFDNSRTDSQDSSPNDPPTEIHLIKEEFKDTRIKASPSEISPPLSDNIHDTEFQKQSPDTPKEVKKSQNLSTDFDLSEQLQKILGISSEKTRGDASMEKKSDPTKEVKISDENTTNKVPFVKIDSPESQKTRLGAIDMSTPKKAITSVETVERHVAFGFKATLVRTLANLCWKNQENKRQMRELEVIPVLLDCCNIDARNPLIMQWVIFAVRNLCENCPENQEVISKITLQGPVDNEVLQEMGLTLHVDSQGNTIKVGPLQRN